A genome region from Nymphalis io chromosome Z, ilAglIoxx1.1, whole genome shotgun sequence includes the following:
- the LOC126780553 gene encoding protein phosphatase 1 regulatory subunit 12A isoform X6: protein MTDPRTSSALFKRAEQLKRWEESDTNKQSSMPKRASRIQFSSGIVFLAACTAGDKDEVQKLLKIGADINTANVDGLTALHQACIDDNLEMVEFLVEHGADVNRGDNEGWTPLHATASCGFLSIARYLLENGADIAAVNYDGELPVDITESDKMVELLQKVIDEKGIDCEKSRTAEVDTLLSDARNWAANGYVEVRDPKTGGTPLHVAAAKGYIDVAQTLLEECNVDPDCVDYEGWTPLHAAALWGKKEAAALLLKHGADPNLKNYSGQTCMDLVDPSISTWLAEASLKAPRRVNNNNNNNNKRKRSPPRHDVKRVELQITGQTDNVINGILTEKPPAAPEIIPKISDGKPPKGRAPSPEATEPVVDNASMDEAPSWRRSASFRNRQQDNTRDNKPANNNVDNDTILRRTHSFENDKTISSSERRERDANTWNIPSTTSATANTTNSTTTQTIRSSSESVESNSSNSTPSSTTPTKLSPGNIFKNFFKSFVPPVRDEESETQRKAHAKRVRETRRSTQGVTLDEIKSAEQLVKKKAGNGTTESPSPASIKKTEDITSINTDTTAARRAVSGGDVAVTLALACATATATATIAAISERRPSWRLRLDPTNKFELEDAGRSSPRTTAPAAEATVTLPLRRPPTAFTVGTTATTTTTTNSNTNSPTKEESRAGEEEKERESSSESKSSSSPASTQAALNVIQRRRRPKRRSTGVGHVDMDDIVNDRGGGGEGDGDSENVQSGSERTEDGEERDYKALYEASQIEVRRLRALLSTSEQQLRDARATITRLSQVNQNSLSEIEKREKRAMERKLSEMEEELKQLQKLKAENERLRAENRALTRVVSKLTNSAAK from the exons ATGACGGATCCAAGAACATCGTCAGCTCTGTTTAAGAGAGCCGAACAGTTGAAAAGATGGGAGGAATCCGATACTAATAAACAGTCATCGATGCCGAAAAGAGCATCGAGGATACAGTTTTCATCGGGCATCGTGTTTTTGGCGGCATGTACCGCTGGAGACAAGGACGAAGTGcagaaattgttaaaaattggCGCTGATATAAACACCGCGAACGTGGATGGTCTGACGGCTCTTCATCAG GCATGCATTGACGACAATTTGGAGATGGTGGAGTTTCTGGTCGAACACGGTGCCGATGTAAACCGCGGTGACAACGAGGGCTGGACCCCACTACATGCAACGGCTTCTTGTGGATTTCTTAGTATAGCCAG GTATCTTCTTGAAAACGGTGCGGATATTGCCGCGGTGAATTACGATGGGGAATTGCCAGTCGATATCACCGAAAGCGATAAAATGGTGGAATTATTACAGAAAGTTATTGACGAAAAAG GTATAGATTGTGAAAAGTCTCGCACCGCAGAGGTTGACACGTTGCTGAGTGACGCGAGGAACTGGGCTGCGAACGGTTACGTTGAAGTGAGAGACCCGAAAACAGGCGGAACACCCTTACACGTTGCAGCAGCGAAGGGTTATATAGAC GTCGCACAAACTCTTCTAGAAGAATGCAATGTAGACCCAGATTGTGTTGACTATGAGGGCTGGACTCCTCTACATGCAGCAGCACTTTGGGGGAAAAAAGAAGCTGCCGCTCTACTTTTGAAGCATGGCGCTGACCCCAACTTGAAAAACTATtcg gGTCAAACATGTATGGACCTGGTCGACCCGAGCATATCTACATGGTTAGCTGAAGCATCCCTAAAAGCGCCGCGGCGTGtgaacaacaataacaataataacaacaagCGCAAAAGGAGTCCACCGCGTCACGACGTTAAGCGAGTTGAACTGCAGATTACTGGACAGACGGACAACGTTATTAATg gtatattaaCAGAGAAGCCGCCCGCTGCGCCAGAGATTATCCCAAAAATCTCAGACGGCAAGCCGCCCAAAGGTCGAGCGCCGTCCCCCGAGGCTACAGAACCTGTCGTCGACAATGCGTCTATGGATGAAGCGCCTTCTTGGAGAAGATCAGCCTCTTTCCGAAACAGACAACAAGATAATACTC GAGACAATAAACCTGCTAACAATAATGTGGATAATGATACAATACTCAGGAGGACTCACAGCTTCGAAAATGATAAGAC aatCAGTTCATCTGAAAGAAGGGAAAGGGATGCTAACACGTGGAACATTCCATCTACCACCAGCGCCACAGCGAACACAACCAACTCGACAACCACGCAAACTATTAGAAG CTCCTCGGAGAGCGTAGAGTCGAACAGTAGCAATTCAACACCGAGCTCGACAACGCCCACCAAACTGTCGCCTGGAAACATATTCAAGAATTTCTTCAA GTCGTTTGTGCCTCCGGTGCGGGATGAGGAGAGCGAGACGCAGAGGAAAGCTCACGCGAAAAGGGTCCGCGAAACGCGACGTTCGACGCAGGGGGTGACACTCGACGAGATTAAATCAGCTGAGCAGTTAGTTAAGAAGAAGGCAGGGAACGGAACGACAGAGTCGCCGTCGCCCGCTAGCATTAAGAAGACGGAGGATATAACATCCATTAATACGGATACCACTGCA GCTCGCAGAGCTGTGAGCGGCGGGGACGTCGCGGTGACGTTAGCGCTGGCGTGCGCTACCGCGACAGCGACCGCTACCATCGCGGCCATCAGTGAGAGACGCCCTTCGTGGCGGCTGCGGCTCGACCCCACTAATAAG TTCGAGCTGGAGGACGCCGGACGGTCGTCACCGCGAACGACGGCGCCCGCTGCAGAGGCGACGGTCACGCTGCCACTGCGTCGTCCACCAACAGCCTTTACCGTCGGCACTACCGCCACCACCACGACCACTACCAACTCTAACACAAACTCGCCAACTAAAGAAGAGAGTCGGGCCG gGGAAGAAGAAAAGGAACGTGAAAGCAGTTCAGAGAGCAAGTCATCGTCATCGCCAGCGAGCACACAGGCGGCGCTTAACGTAATCCAACGCAGGCGACGACCGAAGCGACGTTCCACCGGAGTCGGCCATGTCGATATGGAC GATATTGTTAATGACCGTGGCGGGGGCGGTGAAGGTGACGGGGACTCAGAAAATGTTCAG tCTGGTAGCGAACGCACTGAAGATGGTGAAGAACGCGATTATAAAGCCCTATACGAAGCGTCGCAAATTGAAGTACGACGCTTGCGTGCATTACTCTCGACTTCGGAGCAGCAGTTGCGGGACGCTCGGGCGACAATTACAAGGCTCTCACAAGTg AATCAAAATTCGCTTTCTGAGATCGAGAAACGAGAAAAAAGAGCCATGGAAAGAAAACTATCGGAAATGGAAGAGGAGTTAAAG CAATTGCAAAAACTAAAAGCCGAGAACGAAAGGTTGAGAGCTGAGAATCGTGCCCTAACGCGGGTCGTCAGCAAATTGACCAACTCTGCCGCCAAATAG
- the LOC126780553 gene encoding protein phosphatase 1 regulatory subunit 12A isoform X2, with protein sequence MTDPRTSSALFKRAEQLKRWEESDTNKQSSMPKRASRIQFSSGIVFLAACTAGDKDEVQKLLKIGADINTANVDGLTALHQACIDDNLEMVEFLVEHGADVNRGDNEGWTPLHATASCGFLSIARYLLENGADIAAVNYDGELPVDITESDKMVELLQKVIDEKGIDCEKSRTAEVDTLLSDARNWAANGYVEVRDPKTGGTPLHVAAAKGYIDVAQTLLEECNVDPDCVDYEGWTPLHAAALWGKKEAAALLLKHGADPNLKNYSGQTCMDLVDPSISTWLAEASLKAPRRVNNNNNNNNKRKRSPPRHDVKRVELQITGQTDNVINEKPPAAPEIIPKISDGKPPKGRAPSPEATEPVVDNASMDEAPSWRRSASFRNRQQDNTRDNKPANNNVDNDTILRRTHSFENDKTFYQRYRDVTARIKASSCPSIPPLPQSTLASIELRKKNQEATNNAPESTNEDVQTRISSSERRERDANTWNIPSTTSATANTTNSTTTQTIRSSSESVESNSSNSTPSSTTPTKLSPGNIFKNFFKSFVPPVRDEESETQRKAHAKRVRETRRSTQGVTLDEIKSAEQLVKKKAGNGTTESPSPASIKKTEDITSINTDTTAARRAVSGGDVAVTLALACATATATATIAAISERRPSWRLRLDPTNKFELEDAGRSSPRTTAPAAEATVTLPLRRPPTAFTVGTTATTTTTTNSNTNSPTKEESRAGEEEKERESSSESKSSSSPASTQAALNVIQRRRRPKRRSTGVGHVDMDDIVNDRGGGGEGDGDSENVQSGSERTEDGEERDYKALYEASQIEVRRLRALLSTSEQQLRDARATITRLSQVNQNSLSEIEKREKRAMERKLSEMEEELKQLQKLKAENERLRAENRALTRVVSKLTNSAAK encoded by the exons ATGACGGATCCAAGAACATCGTCAGCTCTGTTTAAGAGAGCCGAACAGTTGAAAAGATGGGAGGAATCCGATACTAATAAACAGTCATCGATGCCGAAAAGAGCATCGAGGATACAGTTTTCATCGGGCATCGTGTTTTTGGCGGCATGTACCGCTGGAGACAAGGACGAAGTGcagaaattgttaaaaattggCGCTGATATAAACACCGCGAACGTGGATGGTCTGACGGCTCTTCATCAG GCATGCATTGACGACAATTTGGAGATGGTGGAGTTTCTGGTCGAACACGGTGCCGATGTAAACCGCGGTGACAACGAGGGCTGGACCCCACTACATGCAACGGCTTCTTGTGGATTTCTTAGTATAGCCAG GTATCTTCTTGAAAACGGTGCGGATATTGCCGCGGTGAATTACGATGGGGAATTGCCAGTCGATATCACCGAAAGCGATAAAATGGTGGAATTATTACAGAAAGTTATTGACGAAAAAG GTATAGATTGTGAAAAGTCTCGCACCGCAGAGGTTGACACGTTGCTGAGTGACGCGAGGAACTGGGCTGCGAACGGTTACGTTGAAGTGAGAGACCCGAAAACAGGCGGAACACCCTTACACGTTGCAGCAGCGAAGGGTTATATAGAC GTCGCACAAACTCTTCTAGAAGAATGCAATGTAGACCCAGATTGTGTTGACTATGAGGGCTGGACTCCTCTACATGCAGCAGCACTTTGGGGGAAAAAAGAAGCTGCCGCTCTACTTTTGAAGCATGGCGCTGACCCCAACTTGAAAAACTATtcg gGTCAAACATGTATGGACCTGGTCGACCCGAGCATATCTACATGGTTAGCTGAAGCATCCCTAAAAGCGCCGCGGCGTGtgaacaacaataacaataataacaacaagCGCAAAAGGAGTCCACCGCGTCACGACGTTAAGCGAGTTGAACTGCAGATTACTGGACAGACGGACAACGTTATTAATg AGAAGCCGCCCGCTGCGCCAGAGATTATCCCAAAAATCTCAGACGGCAAGCCGCCCAAAGGTCGAGCGCCGTCCCCCGAGGCTACAGAACCTGTCGTCGACAATGCGTCTATGGATGAAGCGCCTTCTTGGAGAAGATCAGCCTCTTTCCGAAACAGACAACAAGATAATACTC GAGACAATAAACCTGCTAACAATAATGTGGATAATGATACAATACTCAGGAGGACTCACAGCTTCGAAAATGATAAGAC TTTCTATCAGCGATACCGAGACGTGACGGCGCGTATAAAAGCTTCATCGTGTCCTTCCATACCGCCGCTGCCGCAGTCAACGTTGGCTTCAATCGAGCTAAGGAAAAAAAATCAGGAGGCTACTAACAATGCGCCAGAGAGTACTAACGAAGATGTTCAGACCAG aatCAGTTCATCTGAAAGAAGGGAAAGGGATGCTAACACGTGGAACATTCCATCTACCACCAGCGCCACAGCGAACACAACCAACTCGACAACCACGCAAACTATTAGAAG CTCCTCGGAGAGCGTAGAGTCGAACAGTAGCAATTCAACACCGAGCTCGACAACGCCCACCAAACTGTCGCCTGGAAACATATTCAAGAATTTCTTCAA GTCGTTTGTGCCTCCGGTGCGGGATGAGGAGAGCGAGACGCAGAGGAAAGCTCACGCGAAAAGGGTCCGCGAAACGCGACGTTCGACGCAGGGGGTGACACTCGACGAGATTAAATCAGCTGAGCAGTTAGTTAAGAAGAAGGCAGGGAACGGAACGACAGAGTCGCCGTCGCCCGCTAGCATTAAGAAGACGGAGGATATAACATCCATTAATACGGATACCACTGCA GCTCGCAGAGCTGTGAGCGGCGGGGACGTCGCGGTGACGTTAGCGCTGGCGTGCGCTACCGCGACAGCGACCGCTACCATCGCGGCCATCAGTGAGAGACGCCCTTCGTGGCGGCTGCGGCTCGACCCCACTAATAAG TTCGAGCTGGAGGACGCCGGACGGTCGTCACCGCGAACGACGGCGCCCGCTGCAGAGGCGACGGTCACGCTGCCACTGCGTCGTCCACCAACAGCCTTTACCGTCGGCACTACCGCCACCACCACGACCACTACCAACTCTAACACAAACTCGCCAACTAAAGAAGAGAGTCGGGCCG gGGAAGAAGAAAAGGAACGTGAAAGCAGTTCAGAGAGCAAGTCATCGTCATCGCCAGCGAGCACACAGGCGGCGCTTAACGTAATCCAACGCAGGCGACGACCGAAGCGACGTTCCACCGGAGTCGGCCATGTCGATATGGAC GATATTGTTAATGACCGTGGCGGGGGCGGTGAAGGTGACGGGGACTCAGAAAATGTTCAG tCTGGTAGCGAACGCACTGAAGATGGTGAAGAACGCGATTATAAAGCCCTATACGAAGCGTCGCAAATTGAAGTACGACGCTTGCGTGCATTACTCTCGACTTCGGAGCAGCAGTTGCGGGACGCTCGGGCGACAATTACAAGGCTCTCACAAGTg AATCAAAATTCGCTTTCTGAGATCGAGAAACGAGAAAAAAGAGCCATGGAAAGAAAACTATCGGAAATGGAAGAGGAGTTAAAG CAATTGCAAAAACTAAAAGCCGAGAACGAAAGGTTGAGAGCTGAGAATCGTGCCCTAACGCGGGTCGTCAGCAAATTGACCAACTCTGCCGCCAAATAG
- the LOC126780553 gene encoding protein phosphatase 1 regulatory subunit 12A isoform X7: MTDPRTSSALFKRAEQLKRWEESDTNKQSSMPKRASRIQFSSGIVFLAACTAGDKDEVQKLLKIGADINTANVDGLTALHQACIDDNLEMVEFLVEHGADVNRGDNEGWTPLHATASCGFLSIARYLLENGADIAAVNYDGELPVDITESDKMVELLQKVIDEKGIDCEKSRTAEVDTLLSDARNWAANGYVEVRDPKTGGTPLHVAAAKGYIDVAQTLLEECNVDPDCVDYEGWTPLHAAALWGKKEAAALLLKHGADPNLKNYSGQTCMDLVDPSISTWLAEASLKAPRRVNNNNNNNNKRKRSPPRHDVKRVELQITGQTDNVINGILTEKPPAAPEIIPKISDGKPPKGRAPSPEATEPVVDNASMDEAPSWRRSASFRNRQQDNTRDNKPANNNVDNDTILRRTHSFENDKTISSSERRERDANTWNIPSTTSATANTTNSTTTQTIRRSFVPPVRDEESETQRKAHAKRVRETRRSTQGVTLDEIKSAEQLVKKKAGNGTTESPSPASIKKTEDITSINTDTTAARRAVSGGDVAVTLALACATATATATIAAISERRPSWRLRLDPTNKFELEDAGRSSPRTTAPAAEATVTLPLRRPPTAFTVGTTATTTTTTNSNTNSPTKEESRAGEEEKERESSSESKSSSSPASTQAALNVIQRRRRPKRRSTGVGHVDMDDIVNDRGGGGEGDGDSENVQSGSERTEDGEERDYKALYEASQIEVRRLRALLSTSEQQLRDARATITRLSQVNQNSLSEIEKREKRAMERKLSEMEEELKQLQKLKAENERLRAENRALTRVVSKLTNSAAK; encoded by the exons ATGACGGATCCAAGAACATCGTCAGCTCTGTTTAAGAGAGCCGAACAGTTGAAAAGATGGGAGGAATCCGATACTAATAAACAGTCATCGATGCCGAAAAGAGCATCGAGGATACAGTTTTCATCGGGCATCGTGTTTTTGGCGGCATGTACCGCTGGAGACAAGGACGAAGTGcagaaattgttaaaaattggCGCTGATATAAACACCGCGAACGTGGATGGTCTGACGGCTCTTCATCAG GCATGCATTGACGACAATTTGGAGATGGTGGAGTTTCTGGTCGAACACGGTGCCGATGTAAACCGCGGTGACAACGAGGGCTGGACCCCACTACATGCAACGGCTTCTTGTGGATTTCTTAGTATAGCCAG GTATCTTCTTGAAAACGGTGCGGATATTGCCGCGGTGAATTACGATGGGGAATTGCCAGTCGATATCACCGAAAGCGATAAAATGGTGGAATTATTACAGAAAGTTATTGACGAAAAAG GTATAGATTGTGAAAAGTCTCGCACCGCAGAGGTTGACACGTTGCTGAGTGACGCGAGGAACTGGGCTGCGAACGGTTACGTTGAAGTGAGAGACCCGAAAACAGGCGGAACACCCTTACACGTTGCAGCAGCGAAGGGTTATATAGAC GTCGCACAAACTCTTCTAGAAGAATGCAATGTAGACCCAGATTGTGTTGACTATGAGGGCTGGACTCCTCTACATGCAGCAGCACTTTGGGGGAAAAAAGAAGCTGCCGCTCTACTTTTGAAGCATGGCGCTGACCCCAACTTGAAAAACTATtcg gGTCAAACATGTATGGACCTGGTCGACCCGAGCATATCTACATGGTTAGCTGAAGCATCCCTAAAAGCGCCGCGGCGTGtgaacaacaataacaataataacaacaagCGCAAAAGGAGTCCACCGCGTCACGACGTTAAGCGAGTTGAACTGCAGATTACTGGACAGACGGACAACGTTATTAATg gtatattaaCAGAGAAGCCGCCCGCTGCGCCAGAGATTATCCCAAAAATCTCAGACGGCAAGCCGCCCAAAGGTCGAGCGCCGTCCCCCGAGGCTACAGAACCTGTCGTCGACAATGCGTCTATGGATGAAGCGCCTTCTTGGAGAAGATCAGCCTCTTTCCGAAACAGACAACAAGATAATACTC GAGACAATAAACCTGCTAACAATAATGTGGATAATGATACAATACTCAGGAGGACTCACAGCTTCGAAAATGATAAGAC aatCAGTTCATCTGAAAGAAGGGAAAGGGATGCTAACACGTGGAACATTCCATCTACCACCAGCGCCACAGCGAACACAACCAACTCGACAACCACGCAAACTATTAGAAG GTCGTTTGTGCCTCCGGTGCGGGATGAGGAGAGCGAGACGCAGAGGAAAGCTCACGCGAAAAGGGTCCGCGAAACGCGACGTTCGACGCAGGGGGTGACACTCGACGAGATTAAATCAGCTGAGCAGTTAGTTAAGAAGAAGGCAGGGAACGGAACGACAGAGTCGCCGTCGCCCGCTAGCATTAAGAAGACGGAGGATATAACATCCATTAATACGGATACCACTGCA GCTCGCAGAGCTGTGAGCGGCGGGGACGTCGCGGTGACGTTAGCGCTGGCGTGCGCTACCGCGACAGCGACCGCTACCATCGCGGCCATCAGTGAGAGACGCCCTTCGTGGCGGCTGCGGCTCGACCCCACTAATAAG TTCGAGCTGGAGGACGCCGGACGGTCGTCACCGCGAACGACGGCGCCCGCTGCAGAGGCGACGGTCACGCTGCCACTGCGTCGTCCACCAACAGCCTTTACCGTCGGCACTACCGCCACCACCACGACCACTACCAACTCTAACACAAACTCGCCAACTAAAGAAGAGAGTCGGGCCG gGGAAGAAGAAAAGGAACGTGAAAGCAGTTCAGAGAGCAAGTCATCGTCATCGCCAGCGAGCACACAGGCGGCGCTTAACGTAATCCAACGCAGGCGACGACCGAAGCGACGTTCCACCGGAGTCGGCCATGTCGATATGGAC GATATTGTTAATGACCGTGGCGGGGGCGGTGAAGGTGACGGGGACTCAGAAAATGTTCAG tCTGGTAGCGAACGCACTGAAGATGGTGAAGAACGCGATTATAAAGCCCTATACGAAGCGTCGCAAATTGAAGTACGACGCTTGCGTGCATTACTCTCGACTTCGGAGCAGCAGTTGCGGGACGCTCGGGCGACAATTACAAGGCTCTCACAAGTg AATCAAAATTCGCTTTCTGAGATCGAGAAACGAGAAAAAAGAGCCATGGAAAGAAAACTATCGGAAATGGAAGAGGAGTTAAAG CAATTGCAAAAACTAAAAGCCGAGAACGAAAGGTTGAGAGCTGAGAATCGTGCCCTAACGCGGGTCGTCAGCAAATTGACCAACTCTGCCGCCAAATAG
- the LOC126780553 gene encoding protein phosphatase 1 regulatory subunit 12A isoform X3, with protein MTDPRTSSALFKRAEQLKRWEESDTNKQSSMPKRASRIQFSSGIVFLAACTAGDKDEVQKLLKIGADINTANVDGLTALHQACIDDNLEMVEFLVEHGADVNRGDNEGWTPLHATASCGFLSIARYLLENGADIAAVNYDGELPVDITESDKMVELLQKVIDEKGIDCEKSRTAEVDTLLSDARNWAANGYVEVRDPKTGGTPLHVAAAKGYIDVAQTLLEECNVDPDCVDYEGWTPLHAAALWGKKEAAALLLKHGADPNLKNYSGQTCMDLVDPSISTWLAEASLKAPRRVNNNNNNNNKRKRSPPRHDVKRVELQITGQTDNVINGILTEKPPAAPEIIPKISDGKPPKGRAPSPEATEPVVDNASMDEAPSWRRSASFRNRQQDNTRDNKPANNNVDNDTILRRTHSFENDKTFYQRYRDVTARIKASSCPSIPPLPQSTLASIELRKKNQEATNNAPESTNEDVQTRISSSERRERDANTWNIPSTTSATANTTNSTTTQTIRSSSESVESNSSNSTPSSTTPTKLSPGNIFKNFFKSFVPPVRDEESETQRKAHAKRVRETRRSTQGVTLDEIKSAEQLVKKKAGNGTTESPSPASIKKTEDITSINTDTTAARRAVSGGDVAVTLALACATATATATIAAISERRPSWRLRLDPTNKFELEDAGRSSPRTTAPAAEATVTLPLRRPPTAFTVGTTATTTTTTNSNTNSPTKEESRAGEEEKERESSSESKSSSSPASTQAALNVIQRRRRPKRRSTGVGHVDMDDIVNDRGGGGEGDGDSENVQSGSERTEDGEERDYKALYEASQIEVRRLRALLSTSEQQLRDARATITRLSQVNQNSLSEIEKREKRAMERKLSEMEEELKFQQALQIENQRLKDENGALIRVISKLSK; from the exons ATGACGGATCCAAGAACATCGTCAGCTCTGTTTAAGAGAGCCGAACAGTTGAAAAGATGGGAGGAATCCGATACTAATAAACAGTCATCGATGCCGAAAAGAGCATCGAGGATACAGTTTTCATCGGGCATCGTGTTTTTGGCGGCATGTACCGCTGGAGACAAGGACGAAGTGcagaaattgttaaaaattggCGCTGATATAAACACCGCGAACGTGGATGGTCTGACGGCTCTTCATCAG GCATGCATTGACGACAATTTGGAGATGGTGGAGTTTCTGGTCGAACACGGTGCCGATGTAAACCGCGGTGACAACGAGGGCTGGACCCCACTACATGCAACGGCTTCTTGTGGATTTCTTAGTATAGCCAG GTATCTTCTTGAAAACGGTGCGGATATTGCCGCGGTGAATTACGATGGGGAATTGCCAGTCGATATCACCGAAAGCGATAAAATGGTGGAATTATTACAGAAAGTTATTGACGAAAAAG GTATAGATTGTGAAAAGTCTCGCACCGCAGAGGTTGACACGTTGCTGAGTGACGCGAGGAACTGGGCTGCGAACGGTTACGTTGAAGTGAGAGACCCGAAAACAGGCGGAACACCCTTACACGTTGCAGCAGCGAAGGGTTATATAGAC GTCGCACAAACTCTTCTAGAAGAATGCAATGTAGACCCAGATTGTGTTGACTATGAGGGCTGGACTCCTCTACATGCAGCAGCACTTTGGGGGAAAAAAGAAGCTGCCGCTCTACTTTTGAAGCATGGCGCTGACCCCAACTTGAAAAACTATtcg gGTCAAACATGTATGGACCTGGTCGACCCGAGCATATCTACATGGTTAGCTGAAGCATCCCTAAAAGCGCCGCGGCGTGtgaacaacaataacaataataacaacaagCGCAAAAGGAGTCCACCGCGTCACGACGTTAAGCGAGTTGAACTGCAGATTACTGGACAGACGGACAACGTTATTAATg gtatattaaCAGAGAAGCCGCCCGCTGCGCCAGAGATTATCCCAAAAATCTCAGACGGCAAGCCGCCCAAAGGTCGAGCGCCGTCCCCCGAGGCTACAGAACCTGTCGTCGACAATGCGTCTATGGATGAAGCGCCTTCTTGGAGAAGATCAGCCTCTTTCCGAAACAGACAACAAGATAATACTC GAGACAATAAACCTGCTAACAATAATGTGGATAATGATACAATACTCAGGAGGACTCACAGCTTCGAAAATGATAAGAC TTTCTATCAGCGATACCGAGACGTGACGGCGCGTATAAAAGCTTCATCGTGTCCTTCCATACCGCCGCTGCCGCAGTCAACGTTGGCTTCAATCGAGCTAAGGAAAAAAAATCAGGAGGCTACTAACAATGCGCCAGAGAGTACTAACGAAGATGTTCAGACCAG aatCAGTTCATCTGAAAGAAGGGAAAGGGATGCTAACACGTGGAACATTCCATCTACCACCAGCGCCACAGCGAACACAACCAACTCGACAACCACGCAAACTATTAGAAG CTCCTCGGAGAGCGTAGAGTCGAACAGTAGCAATTCAACACCGAGCTCGACAACGCCCACCAAACTGTCGCCTGGAAACATATTCAAGAATTTCTTCAA GTCGTTTGTGCCTCCGGTGCGGGATGAGGAGAGCGAGACGCAGAGGAAAGCTCACGCGAAAAGGGTCCGCGAAACGCGACGTTCGACGCAGGGGGTGACACTCGACGAGATTAAATCAGCTGAGCAGTTAGTTAAGAAGAAGGCAGGGAACGGAACGACAGAGTCGCCGTCGCCCGCTAGCATTAAGAAGACGGAGGATATAACATCCATTAATACGGATACCACTGCA GCTCGCAGAGCTGTGAGCGGCGGGGACGTCGCGGTGACGTTAGCGCTGGCGTGCGCTACCGCGACAGCGACCGCTACCATCGCGGCCATCAGTGAGAGACGCCCTTCGTGGCGGCTGCGGCTCGACCCCACTAATAAG TTCGAGCTGGAGGACGCCGGACGGTCGTCACCGCGAACGACGGCGCCCGCTGCAGAGGCGACGGTCACGCTGCCACTGCGTCGTCCACCAACAGCCTTTACCGTCGGCACTACCGCCACCACCACGACCACTACCAACTCTAACACAAACTCGCCAACTAAAGAAGAGAGTCGGGCCG gGGAAGAAGAAAAGGAACGTGAAAGCAGTTCAGAGAGCAAGTCATCGTCATCGCCAGCGAGCACACAGGCGGCGCTTAACGTAATCCAACGCAGGCGACGACCGAAGCGACGTTCCACCGGAGTCGGCCATGTCGATATGGAC GATATTGTTAATGACCGTGGCGGGGGCGGTGAAGGTGACGGGGACTCAGAAAATGTTCAG tCTGGTAGCGAACGCACTGAAGATGGTGAAGAACGCGATTATAAAGCCCTATACGAAGCGTCGCAAATTGAAGTACGACGCTTGCGTGCATTACTCTCGACTTCGGAGCAGCAGTTGCGGGACGCTCGGGCGACAATTACAAGGCTCTCACAAGTg AATCAAAATTCGCTTTCTGAGATCGAGAAACGAGAAAAAAGAGCCATGGAAAGAAAACTATCGGAAATGGAAGAGGAGTTAAAG TTCCAGCAAGCGCTGCAAATTGAGAACCAGAGATTGAAAGATGAAAACGGAGCCTTGATTAGAGTGATCAGCAAACTGTCTAAGTGA